A region from the Sorex araneus isolate mSorAra2 chromosome 6, mSorAra2.pri, whole genome shotgun sequence genome encodes:
- the PCNX3 gene encoding pecanex-like protein 3 isoform X1: MGSQVLQILRQGVWASLTGGWFFDPHQSTFSNCFHLYVWIFLLTFPFLLYMVLPPSLMVAGVYCLVVAVIFATIKTVNYRLHAMFDQGEIVEKRSSTVGEAEEEAAQGDSNPPRDPGVEMTVFRKVSSTPPVRCSSQHSVFGFNQVSELLPRMDDSGPLRDIKELVREQGSNNVIVTSADREMLKLSSQEKLIGDLPQTPPGGIPDPSLPSTDSSERSPLAGGGVPWGGSSVVDTPLSPLLKGSLSQELSKSFLTLTRPDRALVRTSSRRESRRGVGGYQPLDRRSSGEPLAQKAGSSDSCFSGTDRETVSSFKSEKTNSTHLDSPPGGPAAEGSDTDPPSEAELPASPDAGVPSDDTLRSFDTVIGAGTPPGPAEPLLVVRPKDLALLRPGKRRPPLRRHSPPGRAPRRPLLEGGGFFEDEDTSEGSELSPASSLRSQRRYSSDSSSSASGYSPESSRGAAGGARKRRAPHGVEEGTAVPPKRPYGAQRTPSTASAKTHARVLSMDGAGGDVLRGPLAGSKAELEAQAGVDLGAGEPTVLPAEARRGPDANQPGWRGELQEEGATGGAAEDTSKRDRSSSVRRTQAIRRRHNAGSNPTPPASVMGSPPSSLQEAQRGRAASHSRALTLPSALHFASTLLLTRAGANVHEACTFDDTSEGAVHYFYDESGVRRSYTFGLAGGGYENPVGQQGEQPANGAWDRHSHSSSFHSADVPEVAGGLNLLPPRPVVLQGMQVRRVPLEIPEFDLLDQESLHEPQEQTLMEEAPPRAQHSYKYWLLPGRWTSVRYERLALLALLDRTRGLLENVVGVGLSSLVAFLGYLLLLKGFFTDIWVFQFCLVIASCQYSLLKSVQPDAASPMHGHNWVIAYSRPVYFCVCCLLIWLLDALGSAQPFPPISLYGLTLFSASFFFCARDVATVFTLCFPFVFLLGLLPQVNTCLMYLLEQIDMHGFGGTAATSPLTAVFSLSRSLLAAALLYGFCLGAIKSPWPEQHVPVLFSIFCGLLVALSYHLSRQSSDPTVLWSLIRSKLFPELEERSLETARAEPPDPLPDKMRQSVREVLHSDLVMCVVIAVLTFAISASTVFIALKSVLGFVLYALAGAVGFFTHYLLPQLRKQLPWFCLSQPLLKPLEYSQYEVRGAAQVMWFEKLYAGLQCVEKYLIYPAVVLNALTVDAHTVVSHPDKFCLYCRALLMTVAGLKLLRSAFCCPPQQYLTLAFTVLLFHFDYPRLSQGFLLDYFLMSLLCSKLWDLLYKLRFVLTYIAPWQITWGSAFHAFAQPFAVPHSAMLFIQALLSALFSTPLNPLLGSAVFIMSYARPLKFWERDYNTKRVDHSNTRLVTQLDRNPGADDNNLNSIFYEHLTRSLQHTLCGDLVLGRWGNYGPGDCFVLASDYLNALVHLIEVGNGLITFQLRGLEFRGTYCQQREVEAITEGVEEDEGCCCCEPGHLPRVLSFNAAFGQRWLAWEVTASKYVLEGYSISDNNAASMLQVFDLRKILITYYVKSIIYYVSRSPKLEAWLSHEGIAAALRPVRAPGYADSDPTFSLSVDEDYDLRLSGLSLPAFCAVHLEWVQYCASRRGQPVDQDWNSPLVTLCFGLCVLGRRALGTASHSMSASLEPFLYGLHALFKGDFRITSPRDEWVFADMDLLHRVVAPGVRMALKLHQDHFTSPDEYEEPAALYDAIAANEERLVISHEGDPAWRSAILSNTPSLLALRHVLDDASDEYKIIMLNRRHLSFRVIKVNRECVRGLWAGQQQELVFLRNRNPERGSIQNAKQALRNMINSSCDQPLGYPIYVSPLTTSLAGSHPQLRALWGGPVSLGAITRWLLQSWERLHKGCGAGCNSGGNVDDSDCAGGGGLTSLSSSNPPLAHPTPENTAGSGDQPLPSGPAWGPRPSLSGSGDGRPPPLLQWPPPRLPGPPPASPAPAEGPRPPRHPGSGILSSEGPSGKWSLGGRKGLGGSDGEPASGSPKGGTPKSQAPLDLSPDVSTDASPPGATQDLPGLDSSAPKSDTPTGASGDWPVPAEERESPAAQPLLEHQY; encoded by the exons ATGGGGTCGCAGGTGCTGCAGATTCTGCGCCAGGGGGTGTGGGCCTCGCTCACCGGCGGTTGGTTCTTCGACCCGCACCAGAGCACCTTCTCCAACTGCTTCCACCTCTACGTCTGGATCTTCCTGCTtaccttccccttcctcctgtaCATG gtcctgccccccagcctgatGGTGGCCGGCGTGTACTGCCTGGTGGTGGCTGTCATCTTCGCGACCATCAAGACTGTCAACTACCGGCTGCATGCTATGTTCGACCAGGGGGAGATTGTGGAGAAGCGCAGCTCCACCgtgggggaggcagaggaggaggcggCCCAGGGGGACAGCAATCCACCCAG GGACCCCGGCGTGGAGATGACGGTGTTCCGGAAAGTGAGTTCCACGCCCCCCGTGCGCTGTAGCTCCCAGCACTCCGTGTTTGGCTTCAACCAGGTCTCG GAGCTGCTTCCCCGGATGGACGACTCCGGGCCCCTTCGAG ACATCAAGGAGCTGGTGCGGGAACAGGGCAGCAACAACGTCATCGTCACCTCCGCCGACCGCGAGATGCTGAAGCTGAGCTCACAGGAGAAGCTGA TTGGAGACCTTCCGCAGACGCCCCCAGGGGGCATCCCGGACCCGTCTCTCCCCAGCACCGACTCTTCCGAACGCTCTCCGCTGGCTGGAGGGGGCGTCCCCTGGGGCGGGAGCAGCGTGGTGGACACGCCGCTGAGCCCCCTGCTGAAGGGCAGCCTCAGCCAGGAGCTGAGCAAGAGCTTCCTGACCCTCACCCGGCCGGACCGCGCCCTGGTGAGGACCAGCAGCCGCCGGGAGTCCCGGCGGGGAGTGGGCGGCTACCAGCCCCTGGACCGGCGCAGCTcgggggagcccctggcccagaaGGCGGGCTCCTCGGACTCCTGCTTCAGCGGCACGGACCGAGAGACCGTGAGCAGCTTCAAGAGCGAGAAGACCAACTCCACGCACCTCGACAGCCCCCCGGGCGGGCCGGCTGCCGAGGGCAGCGACACAGACCCACCGTCTGAGGCTGAGCTCCCGGCCTCCCCTGACGCCGGCGTCCCCTCGGATGACACGCTCCGTTCCTTTGATACCGTCATTGGAGCCGGCACGCCCCCAGGCCCGGCCGAGCCGCTGCTGGTTGTGCGGCCCAAGGACTTGGCGTTGCTGCGGCCGGGCAAACGGCGGCCGCCCCTGCGGAGACACTCGCCCCCCGGCCGTGCCCCTCGCCGGCCCCTGCTGGAGGGGGGCGGCTTCTTCGAGGACGAAGACACGAGCGAGGGCAGTGAGCTGAGCCCGGCCTCCAGCCTCCGCTCCCAGCGCCGCTACAGTTCCGACAGCTCCTCCTCGGCTTCCGGCTACTCCCCCGAGAGCTCCCGGGGTGCGGCTGGAGGCGCCCGGAAGCGACGGGCCCCCCATGGGGTCGAGGAGGGGACCGCTGTGCCCCCAAAGCGGCCCTATGGGGCCCAGCGGACACCTAGTACCGCCAGCGCCAAGACGCATGCCCGCGTGCTGAGCATGGACGGGGCTGGGGGTGACGTGCTCAGGGGCCCCCTGGCTGGCTCCAAGGCTGAGCTGGAGGCCCAGGCTGGGGTGGACCTGGGTGCCGGGGAGCCCACGGTGCTACCCGCTGAGGCCCGCAGGGGACCCGATGCCAACCAGCCTGGCTGGCGGGGGGAGCTGCAGGAGGAAGGTGCCACCGGGGGAG CCGCCGAGGACACCAGCAAACGAGACCGTTCAAGCAGCGTCCGACGCACCCAGGCCATCCGCAGGCGCCACAACGCCGGCAGCAACCCGACGCCCCCTGCCTCCGTCATGGGCTCCCCTCCCAG cagcctgcaggaggcccagcggGGCCGCGCCGCCTCCCACTCGCGAGCGCTCACACTACCCTCAGCCTTGCACTTCGCGTCCACCCTGCTGCTGACCCGCGCGGGCGCCAACGTGCACGAGGCCTGCACCTTCGACGACACTTCCGAGGGCGCCGTGCACTACTTTTACGACGAGAGTG GCGTGCGGCGCTCCTACACCTTCGGCCTGGCTGGCGGCGGCTACGAGAACCCCGTGGGACAGCAGGGCGAGCAGCCGGCCAACGGGGCCTG GGACCGCCACTCCCACTCGTCCAGCTTCCACTCTGCCGACGTGCCCGAGGTGGCGGGAGGCCTGAACCTGCTGCCGCCGCGGCCCGTAGTCCTGCAGGGCATGCAGGTGCGCCGAGTGCCCCTGGAGATCCCCGAG TTTGACCTGCTGGACCAGGAATCCCTGCACGAACCCCAGGAGCAGACGCTGATGGAGGAggcgccgccccgcgcccagcACAGCTACAAGTACTGGCTGCTGCCCGGCCGCTGGACCTCCGTGCGCTACGAGCGGCTCGCGCTGCTGGCCCTGCTGGACCG GACGCGGGGGCTGCTGGAGAATGTCGTGGGCGTGGGCCTGAGCAGCCTCGTGGCCTTCCTGGGCTACCTGCTGCTGCTCAAGGGCTTCTTCACCGACATCTGGGTCTTCCAGTTCTGCCTGGTCATCGCGTCCTGCCAGTACTCCCTGCTGAAG AGTGTCCAGCCTGACGCCGCCTCGCCCATGCAC GGCCACAACTGGGTGATCGCGTACAGCCGGCCCGTGTACTTCTGCGTCTGCTGCCTGCTCATCTGGCTGCTGGACGCCCTGGGCTCGGCGCAGCCCTTCCCGCCCATCTCCCTCTACGGCCTCACTCTCTTCTCCGCTTCCTTCTTCTTCTGCGCCCGCGACGTGGCCACCG TGTTCACCTTGTGCTTCCCGTTCGTCTTCCTGCTGGGCCTCCTGCCCCAGGTCAACACCTGTCTCATGTACCTGCTGGAGCAGATCGACATGCACGGCTTCGGGGGCACAG CCGCAACCAGCCCGCTCACCGCCGTCTTCAGCCTGTCCCGAAGCCTGTTGGCCGCCGCCCTGCTCTACGGCTTCTGCCTCGGGGCCATCAAG aGCCCCTGGCCAGAGCAGCACGTGCCGGTCCTCTTCTCCATCTTCTGCGGCCTCCTGGTGGCGCTGTCCTACCACCTGAGCCGGCAGAGCAGTGACCCCACCGTGCTCTG GTCTCTGATCCGGAGCAAGCTCTTCCCCGAGCTGGAGGAGCGGAGCCTGGAGACGGCCCGGGCTGAGCCCCCAGACCCGCTCCCCGACAAGATGCGGCAGTCGGTG CGCGAGGTCCTGCACTCGGACCTGGTGATGTGCGTGGTCATCGCCGTGCTCACCTTCGCCATCAGCGCCAGCACCGTCTTCATCGCCCTGAAG TCGGTGCTGGGGTTCGTGCTGTACGCGCTGGCGGGGGCCGTGGGCTTCTTCACGCACTACCTGCTGCCGCAGCTCCGCAAGCAGCTGCCCTGGTTCTGCCTGTCGCAGCCGCTGCTGAAGCCGCTGGAGTATAGCCAGTATGAAGTGCGCg GCGCGGCCCAGGTAATGTGGTTTGAGAAGCTCTACGCCGGCCTGCAGTGCGTGGAGAAGTACCTCATCTACCCCGCCGTGGTGCTCAACGCCCTCACGGTGGACGCCCACACCGTCGTCAGCCACCCCGACAAGTTCTGCCTCTA CTGCCGGGCCCTGCTCATGACCGTGGCCGGGCTGAAGCTGCTGCGCTCGGCCTTCTGCTGCCCGCCCCAGCAGTACCTGACCTTGGCCTTCACCGTGCTGCTCTTCCACTTCGACTACCCACGCCTGTCCCAGGGCTTCCTGCTCGACTACTTTCTCATGTCCCTGCTGTGCAGCAAG CTGTGGGACCTGCTGTACAAGCTCCGTTTCGTGCTGACCTACATCGCGCCCTGGCAGATCACCTGGGGCTCGGCTTTCCACGCTTTCGCCCAGCCCTTCGCTGTGCCAC ACTCGGCCATGCTGTTCATCCAGGCTCTGCTCTCGGCGCTCTTTTCCACGCCGCTGAACCCCCTGCTGGGCAGCGCCGTGTTCATCATGTCCTACGCGCGGCCCCTCAAGTTCTGGGAGCGAGACTACAA CACTAAACGCGTGGACCACTCCAACACCCGCCTGGTCACGCAGCTGGACCGGAACCCGG GCGCCGACGACAACAACCTCAACTCCATCTTCTACGAGCACCTGACGCGCTCGCTGCAGCACACGCTGTGTGGGGACCTGGTGCTCGGCCGCTGGGGCAACTACGGCCCCGGCGACTGCTTCGTGCTGGCCTCGGACTACCTCAACGCCCTGGTGCACCTCATCGAGGTCGGCAACGGCCTCATCACCTTCCAGCTGCGCGGTCTGGAGTTCCGGG GGACCTACTGCCAGCAGCGCGAGGTGGAGGCCATCACGGAGGGCGTGGAGGAGGAtgagggctgctgctgctgcgagCCGGGCCACCTGCCACGCGTCCTGTCCTTCAACGCCGCCTTCGGGCAGCGCTGGCTGGCCTGGGAGGTGACAGCCAGCAAGTACGTGCTGGAGGGCTACAGCATCAGCGACAACAACGCGGCGTCCATGCTGCAGGTCTTCGACCTCCGCAAGATCCTCATCACCTACTACGTCAAG AGCATCATCTACTACGTGAGCCGCTCGCCGAAGCTGGAGGCCTGGCTGAGCCACGAGGGCATCGCGGCCGCGCTGAGGCCCGTGCGGGCCCCGGGCTACGCCGACTCGGACCCCACCTTCTCGCTGAGCGTGGACGAGGACTATGACCTCCGGCTCTCgggcctctccctgcctgccttcTGCGCCGTGCACCTGGAGTGGGTGCAGTACTGCGCCTCCCGGCGCGGCCAG CCCGTGGACCAGGACTGGAATTCGCCGCTGGTCACGCTGTGTTTCGGCCTCTGTGTGCTGGGTCGCCGGGCCCTGGGGACGGCCTCGCACAGCATGTCTGCCAG CCTGGAGCCCTTCCTGTACGGCCTGCACGCCCTGTTCAAGGGGGACTTCCGCATCACCTCCCCACGTGACGAGTGGGTCTTTGCCGACATGGACCTGCTCCACCGGGTGGTGGCCCCTGGGGTGCGCATGGCCCTCAAGCTTCACCAG GACCACTTCACCTCCCCGGATGAGTACGAGGAGCCAGCTGCCCTGTACGACGCTATCGCCGCCAATGAGGAGCGGCTGGTCATCTCACACGAGGGGGACCCCGCGTGGCGCAGCGCCATCCTCAGCAACACGCCTTCGCTGCTGGCACTGCGCCACGTGCTGGACGATGCCTCAGATGAGTATAAGATCATCATGCTCAACCGGCGGCATCTCAGCTTCCGCGTTATCAAG GTGAACCGCGAGTGCGTGCGTGGCCTCTGGGCCGGACAGCAGCAGGAGCTTGTGTTCCTACGCAATCGCAACCCTGAGCGTGGAAGCATCCAGAACGCCAAGCAGGCACTTCGCAACATGATTAATTCTTCCTGTGACCAGCCTTTAGGCTACCCCATCTACGTGTCGCCCCTCACCACCTCGCTGGCCGGCAGCCACCCGCAGCTGCGGGCGCTGTGGGGTGGCCCGGTCAGCCTGGGTGCCATCACCCGCTGGCTgctgcagagctgggagag GCTGCATAAGGGCTGCGGCGCGGGCTGCAACAGCGGCGGCAATGTGGACGACTCCGATTGTGCTGGAGGCGGAGGTTTGACTTCCCTCAGCAGCAGCAACCCCCCGCTGGCGCACCCCACGCCTGAGAACACGGCAG GCAGTGGCGACCAGCCCCTCCCTTCAGGGCCCGCCTGGGGCCCGCGGCCTTCCCTCAGCGGCTCTGGTGACGGTCGCCCCCCCCCTCTGCTGCAGTGGCCACCCCCTCGGCTCCCAGGACCACCCCCAGCGTCACCTGCCCCTGCTgagggcccccggccccccaggcaCCCTGGCTCTGGTATCCTCAGTTCTGAGGGTCCCAGTGGGAAGTGGAGCCTGGGGGGTCGGAAGGGACTGGGGGGATCTGATGGGGAGCCAGCCTCAGGGAGCCCCAAAGGAGGCACCCCCAAATCTCAG gcGCCCTTAGACCTCAGCCCCGATGTCAGCACTGACGCCTCGCCCCCTGGAGCCACACAGGACCTTCCTGGCTTGGACAGCAGTGCTCCTAAGAGTGACACGCCCACAGGGGCCTCAGGGGACTGGCCTGTCCCAGCTGAGGAGCGGGAGAGCCCAGCTGCCCAGCCCCTGCTGGAGCATCAGTACTGA